A window from bacterium encodes these proteins:
- a CDS encoding pectate lyase, which yields MIVATLLQAGLAQPLAFPGAEGFGRYTSGGRGGKVLAVTNLHDSGAGSLRAAVTARGARTIVFHVSGTIALRSALRIKNGDLTIAGQTAPGDGICLRDYPLSITADNVIIRFLRIRLGDVNRLQEDAVSCLGQRNIIIDHCSMSWGIDEVASFYDNENATVQWCLIGESLNDSYHRKGKHGYAGIWGGKGVTFHHNLLAHNSNRNPRFNGSRTHGAPEKELVDFRNNVIYNWGENSAYGGEAGNHNLVANYYKFGPATGHTKNRIVEPYDAKGRWYVADNEVYGFPEVTTDNWAGVQGKFGALGRVEAPFPVAPVVTHSAEAALALVLASAGALLPKRDTVDARIVAEVRTGTARFGNGGLGLIDSQNQVGGWPVLHSAPAPEDEDRDGMADEWERRHGLDPANPEDRNRDFNGDGHTNLEKYLNNLAQPAGGRAATISDSTTTVQGEKQ from the coding sequence GTGATTGTTGCGACGCTGCTGCAGGCTGGCCTCGCGCAACCGCTGGCCTTTCCCGGGGCCGAGGGTTTTGGCCGTTACACCAGTGGCGGCCGCGGCGGCAAAGTCCTCGCCGTCACCAATCTGCATGACAGCGGCGCAGGCAGCTTGCGCGCGGCGGTTACGGCGCGCGGCGCCAGAACCATCGTCTTTCACGTTTCCGGCACCATTGCTCTGCGCTCCGCCCTGCGCATCAAGAATGGCGATCTCACCATTGCCGGGCAAACCGCACCCGGTGACGGCATTTGCCTCCGTGATTATCCTCTGAGCATCACTGCGGACAATGTCATCATTCGTTTTCTCCGCATTCGATTGGGAGATGTGAACCGGTTGCAAGAAGATGCCGTTTCGTGTCTCGGCCAAAGGAATATCATCATTGATCATTGTTCGATGAGCTGGGGCATCGACGAAGTGGCTTCGTTCTATGACAATGAAAATGCCACCGTGCAATGGTGCTTGATCGGCGAGAGCCTGAATGACTCTTATCACCGCAAAGGCAAGCACGGCTATGCCGGCATTTGGGGCGGCAAAGGTGTGACATTTCATCACAATCTCCTGGCGCACAACTCCAATCGCAACCCGCGCTTCAACGGCAGCCGCACGCATGGCGCGCCCGAAAAAGAGCTGGTCGATTTTCGCAACAACGTGATCTACAACTGGGGCGAGAACAGCGCCTACGGCGGCGAGGCCGGCAACCACAATCTCGTCGCGAACTATTATAAATTCGGACCGGCAACCGGTCACACCAAGAATCGCATCGTCGAGCCTTATGATGCCAAAGGCCGCTGGTATGTTGCGGACAACGAGGTGTATGGTTTTCCCGAGGTCACCACAGATAATTGGGCCGGCGTGCAGGGCAAGTTTGGCGCGTTGGGCAGGGTGGAGGCGCCGTTTCCCGTTGCGCCGGTTGTGACGCACTCTGCGGAAGCGGCTTTGGCATTGGTGCTCGCGTCAGCCGGCGCGTTGCTGCCCAAGCGCGACACGGTTGACGCGCGTATTGTCGCGGAAGTTCGTACCGGCACAGCGAGATTCGGCAACGGCGGCCTGGGCCTCATTGATTCGCAAAATCAGGTTGGTGGCTGGCCCGTGTTGCATTCCGCGCCCGCGCCCGAAGATGAAGACCGTGACGGCATGGCCGACGAATGGGAACGCCGCCACGGCCTCGATCCCGCGAATCCCGAAGATCGCAACCGCGACTTCAACGGCGACGGGCATACTAATTTGGAAAAATACTTGAACAACCTGGCGCAGCCCGCCGGCGGGCGTGCGGCCACCATATCTGACAGCACGACCACCGTTCAAGGTGAGAAACAATGA